A part of Candidatus Saccharibacteria bacterium genomic DNA contains:
- a CDS encoding PRC-barrel domain-containing protein yields the protein MPVMGLQTGSELAKLGRPIIDPGNLSIVAYELDGAMLESHPTLVRIADVRELSDVGMIVDSSDEFVAPGDVIKLHEIYKLKFNLVGMTIADEKRQRLGKVTDFTLETNGFFVQQLTVKRPFLKSFTDTELLIHRSQIIEINNDAIVVHSEAKAPEPERNQAAASYVNPFRKSEPAADSIQPQE from the coding sequence ATGCCCGTTATGGGACTACAAACCGGTAGTGAACTAGCAAAGCTCGGCCGCCCTATTATCGATCCTGGCAACTTATCAATCGTCGCCTATGAACTAGATGGTGCTATGTTAGAAAGCCATCCAACATTAGTACGCATCGCTGACGTGCGCGAGCTCAGTGATGTTGGTATGATAGTCGACTCGAGTGACGAATTTGTTGCGCCCGGGGATGTCATTAAATTACATGAGATTTACAAACTTAAGTTTAATCTTGTCGGAATGACTATAGCGGATGAAAAACGACAGCGACTCGGTAAGGTAACCGACTTCACACTTGAGACAAATGGATTTTTTGTACAACAGTTGACCGTTAAGCGGCCATTTCTAAAAAGCTTTACTGATACTGAACTACTTATTCATCGCAGCCAAATTATCGAAATCAACAATGATGCAATTGTTGTTCATTCCGAAGCGAAAGCGCCCGAGCCTGAGCGCAACCAAGCCGCAGCAAGCTATGTTAATCCATTCCGCAAATCTGAACCAGCGGCGGATTCTATACAACCGCAAGAATAG